One stretch of Holophagaceae bacterium DNA includes these proteins:
- a CDS encoding GAF domain-containing protein encodes MSPLFGPSQKEFQDIQSRLAQAEQERDIVRKEMAEIRELLHHLDQDKSLLLMALERLRPGMDHRVLADTLLELVFKPLNLASFYVAIADYHADTLHWVLYHEGGRARNTPSRSMTDAGGLTAKAILAHKPLYIRSLEEAKAEGAQFSEAERLSGLVPQTWYGIPMGWGERPFGLVSFQSFQPDAFSMDTKRLMDALANLLAMAMLMPMEVWKGEG; translated from the coding sequence ATGAGCCCACTTTTTGGCCCCTCCCAGAAGGAATTTCAGGACATCCAGTCCCGCCTGGCCCAGGCGGAGCAAGAACGGGACATTGTCCGCAAGGAGATGGCCGAGATCCGGGAGCTGCTGCACCACCTCGACCAGGACAAGAGCCTGCTGTTGATGGCCCTGGAGCGCCTGAGGCCGGGTATGGACCACCGCGTGTTGGCCGATACCCTTCTGGAACTGGTCTTCAAGCCCCTCAACCTGGCCTCTTTCTACGTGGCCATCGCCGACTACCACGCGGACACGCTGCATTGGGTCCTGTACCACGAGGGCGGCCGGGCCCGAAACACGCCTTCCCGTTCCATGACCGATGCGGGCGGCCTCACGGCCAAGGCGATCCTGGCCCACAAGCCCCTGTACATCCGCAGCCTTGAGGAGGCCAAGGCCGAGGGCGCGCAGTTCTCCGAGGCCGAGCGCCTGAGCGGACTGGTGCCCCAGACCTGGTACGGCATCCCGATGGGTTGGGGAGAGCGGCCCTTCGGATTGGTGAGTTTCCAGAGCTTCCAGCCGGACGCCTTTTCCATGGACACCAAGCGCCTGATGGATGCCCTGGCGAACCTGCTGGCCATGGCCATGCTGATGCCGATGGAGGTCTGGAAGGGGGAAGGCTGA
- a CDS encoding acyl-CoA thioesterase, with the protein MESTTQLRVRYVETDAMGIVHHASYVAWLELGRTELLRGLGQSYREWERAGVHLTVGEVHLKYRAPAYFDDLVDVRTLVAEAARRRVGFTYRIERGGVLLAEARTVHLATGADGRARVLPDEFLKLLGGGCRTQQP; encoded by the coding sequence ATGGAATCCACGACCCAGCTCCGCGTCCGCTACGTCGAAACCGATGCCATGGGCATCGTCCACCATGCCTCGTATGTGGCCTGGCTGGAGCTTGGGCGGACCGAACTGCTGCGCGGGTTGGGCCAGAGTTACCGAGAATGGGAGCGGGCCGGAGTCCATCTCACCGTGGGCGAAGTCCACCTGAAATACCGCGCCCCGGCCTATTTCGACGACCTGGTGGACGTGCGCACGCTAGTGGCCGAGGCCGCCCGCCGCCGGGTGGGTTTCACCTATCGGATCGAACGCGGGGGCGTGCTGCTGGCCGAAGCCCGCACCGTGCATCTGGCCACGGGCGCTGATGGCAGGGCCCGGGTGCTGCCGGATGAGTTTCTGAAGTTGCTGGGCGGAGGATGTCGTACCCAACAGCCATGA
- a CDS encoding DUF2442 domain-containing protein, translated as METLLDVVRVEAQPGNILVIDFENGERRRFDMTPYLTRRPFQQLSTQSVFLCARVDNGTVGWPGNIDIAPETLYLRSTPMNP; from the coding sequence AAACCCTGCTGGATGTCGTGAGAGTCGAAGCCCAGCCAGGGAATATCCTGGTGATAGATTTTGAAAACGGTGAACGACGCCGCTTTGATATGACTCCGTATTTAACCAGGAGACCCTTCCAGCAGTTATCGACCCAATCCGTGTTCCTTTGCGCCCGGGTTGACAACGGTACCGTCGGATGGCCTGGAAACATTGACATCGCCCCAGAGACCCTATACCTGCGCTCCACCCCAATGAATCCTTGA